One genomic window of Arachis stenosperma cultivar V10309 chromosome 10, arast.V10309.gnm1.PFL2, whole genome shotgun sequence includes the following:
- the LOC130955886 gene encoding heat shock 70 kDa protein, mitochondrial — protein MAAAAVLRSLRRRDAASTSLSAFRSLAGGAKPAYVAHKWSSLCRPFSSRPAGNDVIGIDLGTTNSCVSVMEGKNPKVIENSEGARTTPSVIAFNQKGELLVGTPAKRQAVTNPTNTLFGTKRLIGRRFDDPQTQKEMKMVPYKIVKAPNGDAWVEANGQQYSPSQIGAFVLTKMKETAEAYLGKTVSKAVVTVPAYFNDAQRQATKDAGRISGLDVQRIINEPTAAALSYGMNNKEGLIAVFDLGGGTFDVSILEISNGVFEVKATNGDTFLGGEDFDNALLDFLVSEFKRTDNIDLSKDRLALQRLREAAEKAKIELSSTSQTEINLPFITADASGAKHLNITLTRSKFEALVNHLIERTKAPCKSCLKDANISIKDVDEVLLVGGMTRVPKVQEVVSAIFGKSPSKGVNPDEAVAMGAAIQGGILRGDVKELLLLDVTPLSLGIETLGGIFTRLINRNTTIPTKKSQVFSTAADNQTQVGIKVLQGEREMAADNKMLGEFELVGIPPAPRGLPQIEVTFDIDANGIVTVSAKDKSTGKEQQITIRSSGGLSDDEIEKMVKEAELHAQRDQERKALIDIKNSADTTIYSIEKSLGEYREKIPSEVAKEIEDAVSDLRKAMSGDNVDEIKAKLDAANKAVSKIGEHMSGGSSGSSSAGGSQGGEQAPEAEYEEVKK, from the exons ATGGCTGCCGCCGCCGTCCTCCGTTCCCTCCGCCGCCGCGACGCCGCATCTACCTCTTTGTCCGCCTTTCGCTCG TTGGCGGGCGGCGCTAAGCCAGCATATGTAGCTCATAAGTGGTCAAGCTTGTGTCGACCTTTCAG TTCTAGGCCTGCTGGAAATGACGTTATTGGTATCGATTTGGGTACAACCAATTCGTGTGTTTCTGTTATGGAAGGAAAG AACCCAAAAGTTATTGAAAATTCCGAAGGTGCTCGAACAACACCATCCGTGATTGCTTTCAACCAGAAAGGGGAGTTGCTTGTAGGTACACCTGCAAAGCGTCAGGCAGTAACCAACCCGACAAACACACTTTTTGGTACCAAGCGGTTGATTGGTAGGCGCTTTGATGATCCTCAAACACAGAAGGAGATGAAAATGGTTCCCTACAAGATTGTTAAGGCCCCAAATGGAGATGCATGGGTTGAGGCCAATGGGCAGCAGTATTCCCCCAGCCAAATTGGTGCCTTTGTTCTCACCAAGATGAAGGAAACAGCAGAAGCTTATCTTGGGAAGACAGTTTCCAAGGCTGTAGTTACTGTACCAGCTTACTTCAATGACGCTCAGAGGCAGGCAACAAAAGATGCTGGTAGAATTTCAGGTCTTGATGTGCAGAGAATTATCAATGAGCCCACTGCTGCAGCACTTTCATATGGAATGAACAACAAAGAGGGTCTCATTGCAGTTTTTGACCTTGGAGGTGGAACATTTGATGTCTCCATCTTAGAAATTTCTAATGGTGTTTTTGAG GTGAAAGCAACAAATGGTGACACATTCTTGGGTGGAGAGGATTTTGACAATGCCTTACTGGACTTCCTAGTAAGCGAGTTTAAGAGGACTGACAATATTGACCTTTCAAAGGACAGGCTTGCCTTGCAGAGACTTCGTGAAGCTGCTGAGAAAGCTAAGATAGAACTGTCTTCAACATCTCAAACAGAAATAAATCTTCCTTTCATCACCGCAGATGCATCTGGTGCTAAGCATCTGAACATCACATTGACCAGATCCAAGTTTGAGGCTTTGGTGAATCACTTGATTGAAAGGACTAAGGCACCATGCAAGAGTTGCCTGAAGGATGCCAATATATCTATCAAGGATGTCGACGAGGTTCTTCTTGTTGGAGGGATGACCCGTGTGCCTAAAGTCCAAGAAGTGGTTTCAGCTATCTTTGGAAAGTCTCCAAGCAAAGGAGTAAATCCTGATGAGGCAGTTGCCATGGGAGCGGCAATCCAGGGTGGTATCCTACGTGGAGATGTTAAAGAGCTGCTGTTACTTGATGTTACACCACTTTCTTTGGGTATTGAGACTTTGGGTGGCATATTTACCAGGTTGATTAACCGCAACACTACTATCCCAACAAAAAAGAGTCAG GTGTTTTCAACAGCAGCTGACAACCAAACACAGGTGGGTATCAAGGTGCTGCAAGGTGAGAGGGAAATGGCCGCAGACAACAAAATGCTTGGAGAATTTGAGCTTGTCGGCATTCCTCCTGCTCCCAGGGGTTTGCCTCAGATCGAGGTTACATTTGACATTGATGCCAATGGAATTGTTACCGTCTCTGCCAAAGACAAGTCAACTGGTAAGGAACAACAAATCACAATCCGATCATCCGGTGGACTATCAGATGATGAGATTGAGAAGATGGTTAAAGAAGCAGAATTGCATGCTCAGAGAGACCAAGAAAGAAAGGCTCTCATTGACATCAAAAACAGCGCTGATACTACCATCTACAGCATCGAGAAGAGTTTAGGGGAATACAGGGAAAAGATTCCCAGTGAAGTGGCCAAGGAAATTGAGGACGCAGTTTCAGATCTAAGAAAGGCAATGTCAGGAGACAATGTTGATGAGATTAAGGCAAAGCTTGATGCCGCAAACAAGGCGGTCTCCAAGATTGGTGAGCACATGTCAGGTGGGTCAAGTGGCAGCTCATCTGCCGGAGGTTCTCAGGGTGGTGAGCAGGCTCCGGAGGCAGAATACGAGGAGGTGAAAAAGTGA